A single region of the Lycium barbarum isolate Lr01 chromosome 2, ASM1917538v2, whole genome shotgun sequence genome encodes:
- the LOC132623323 gene encoding probable carbohydrate esterase At4g34215, with amino-acid sequence MLKHKNDEIILILTFLLLVSNICWLMSQKRVKECNTTSRVKKNVQVFLLAGQSNMAGRGGVIRKIVGGNVTKVWNGFVPQECKPNQKIIRFNAAQKWEEAHEPLNYGIDCLASCGLGPGMAFANEILKRDSNFGVIGLVPCARGGTGLFKWRRGSLPYDELVKRAKLAEKDGGIIRGLLWYHGESDVKGGDGYRDYKINLEKFIHDLRSDLNSPNLPILQVVLPYPKKPFKGPYIEEVRTAQLAINISNVIKIDAKGLEIGPDGIHLTTPAQVQLGHMFAHAFLSLINFTSSNTFSFYKFFHIFS; translated from the exons ATGTTGAAGCACAAAAATGATGAAATCATTTTGATCCTAACATTTCTTTTACTGGTCTCAAACATATGTTGGTTAATGAGTCAAAAGAGAGTGAAGGAATGTAACACTACTAGTCGTGTCAAGAAAAATGTACAAGTTTTCCTATTAGCAGGGCAAAGCAACATGGCAGGACGCGGCGGAGTCATTAGAAAAATTGTTGGAGGAAATGTTACCAAAGTCTGGAATGGGTTTGTGCCTCAAGAATGTAAACCAAATCAAAAAATTATACGATTTAATGCAGCTCAAAAATGGGAAGAAGCACACGAGCCTCTAAATTATGGAATTGATTGTTTAGCAAGTTGTGGGCTTGGCCCTGGAATGGCATTTGCTAATGAAATTCTTAAAAGAGACTCAAATTTTGGGGTCATTGGTTTAGTACCCTGTGCTAGAGGAGGAACTGGTTTGTTTAAATGGAGGCGTGGGTCTCTACCTTATGATGAATTGGTTAAAAGAGCAAAATTGGCTGAGAAAGATGGAGGAATTATTAGGGGGTTATTGTGGTATCATGGTGAAAGTGATGTAAAAGGGGGAGATGGATACAGAGATTATAAGATCAATTTGGAGAAATTCATTCATGACTTGCGTAGTGATTTGAATTCTCCTAACCTACCCATTTTACAG GTTGTCCTACCATATCCGAAAAAGCCATTTAAAGGTCCATATATAGAAGAAGTGAGAACAGCTCAATTGGCCATCAACATCTCAAATGTAATAAAGATAGATGCTAAGGGACTAGAAATCGGTCCAGACGGCATTCACCTCACAACCCCAGCTCAAGTTCAACTTGGTCATATGTTTGCTCATGCTtttcttagcctaattaatttcaCATCGTCGAATACCTTTAGTTTCTACAAGTTTTTTCATATATTCTCTTAG
- the LOC132627817 gene encoding probable isoaspartyl peptidase/L-asparaginase 2 encodes MGGWAIAVHGGAGVDPNLPAERQEEAKQLLTRCLNIGISALRSSLPAIDVVELVVRELESDPLFNSGRGSALTANGTVEMEASIMDGDGRRCGAVSGISTVKNPISLARLVMEKSPHSYLAFSGAEEFAKEQGVEMVDNEYFITEDNVGMLKLAKEANTILFDYRIPIHESCAASVESPIHMNGLPLSIYAPETVGCVVVDGQGRCAAATSTGGLMNKMTGRIGDSPLIGAGTYAGELCGVSCTGEGEAIIRGTLARDVAAVMEYKELGLQDAVDYVIKKRLDKGFAGLIAVSNKGEVAYGFNCNGMFRGCATEDGFMEVGIWD; translated from the exons ATGGGTGGTTGGGCTATAGCGGTGCACGGGGGCGCTGGTGTGGACCCAAATCTCCCAGCAGAACGTCAAGAAGAAGCCAAACAACTCCTTACTCGTTGCCTTAATATTGGAATCTCCGCTCTTCGCTCTTCTCTCCCTGCCATTGATGTCGTTGAACTCGTC GTGAGGGAACTGGAGAGTGATCCTTTATTCAATTCGGGTCGTGGATCTGCATTAACTGCAAATGGAACTGTGGAAATGGAGGCGAGTATCATGGACGGCGATGGAAGACGATGCGGCGCCGTTTCTGGAATCTCCACCGTTAAAAACCCTATCTCTCTTGCTCGCCTTGTCATGGAGAAATCACCTCATTCCTATCTCGCTTTCTCCGGCGCTGAAGAATTCGCCAAAGAACAG GGTGTGGAGATGGTGGACAATGAATATTTCATCACCGAGGACAATGTTGGAATGCTGAAACTAGCCAAAGAGGCTAACACCATTTTG TTCGATTACAGAATTCCAATCCATGAATCCTGTGCAGCCTCTGTGGAGAGCCCAATTCACATGAACGGGTTACCCTTAAGCATATACGCACCGGAAACAGTGGGTTGTGTGGTGGTTGACGGCCAAGGGAGATGCGCAGCCGCCACGTCAACCGGTGGTTTAATGAACAAAATGACCGGTCGTATCGGTGACTCACCACTAATTGGTGCTGGGACCTACGCTGGTGAACTTTGCGGGGTCTCTTGTACAGGTGAAGGAGAGGCTATCATACGTGGAACCCTAGCACGTGACGTGGCAGCTGTTATGGAGTATAAAGAATTGGGCTTACAAGATGCAGTGGACTATGTGATTAAGAAGAGGTTGGACAAAGGTTTTGCTGGGCTTATTGCTGTGTCTAATAAAGGGGAAGTGGCTTATGGGTTTAATTGTAATGGAATGTTTAGGGGATGTGCTACTGAAGATGGATTTATGGAAGTTGGTATCTGGGATTAG